Proteins found in one Vallitalea guaymasensis genomic segment:
- a CDS encoding GntR family transcriptional regulator, with translation MNIIISNSSSDPIYLQITNQLKKYIITGDLKETEPLPSIRKLAKELQISVITTKRAYEELEKEGFVESVRGKGFYVALKNKDLIREKKMQMIENKLSKIIDESKMLGLGIDELIEIIKLLYE, from the coding sequence TTGAATATAATCATATCAAACTCTAGTTCGGATCCAATCTATCTACAGATTACTAATCAATTAAAAAAATATATTATTACCGGTGATTTAAAAGAAACAGAGCCTCTTCCATCTATACGAAAACTAGCGAAAGAACTTCAGATTAGTGTTATAACTACCAAACGTGCTTATGAAGAATTAGAAAAAGAAGGCTTTGTTGAATCAGTTAGAGGAAAAGGATTCTATGTTGCGCTTAAAAATAAAGATTTGATACGAGAAAAAAAGATGCAAATGATTGAAAATAAACTAAGTAAAATAATAGATGAAAGTAAAATGCTTGGATTAGGTATTGATGAATTGATTGAAATAATCAAGTTATTATACGAGTAA
- a CDS encoding metal ABC transporter permease, whose translation MLEAICKYGFMQNAIISIILASIVCGIIGTIVVEKKLVMMSGGIAHASFGGIGLGFLLGFEPIIGGLLFAVISAIAIVSIKRRTNTTSDTIIGMLWSLGMALGILFISLTPGYPPDMTTYLFGDILTVSVKDIYLMVILTLFILISSFALFNYIKSYLFDEIFLSSKGVNTTFLEYFLFILIALSIVILIKVVGIILVITLLTVPPAISKLITYNFNIIILLSSIVGIILCFLGLVFSYYFNIPSGATIIILSSVAYFITALIKSKK comes from the coding sequence ATGTTAGAAGCAATATGTAAATATGGTTTCATGCAAAATGCTATCATAAGTATTATCTTAGCTAGTATTGTATGTGGAATAATCGGAACAATTGTTGTAGAAAAAAAATTGGTGATGATGAGTGGCGGTATCGCTCATGCATCTTTCGGAGGTATAGGTCTTGGTTTTCTATTAGGGTTTGAACCTATAATAGGAGGACTTTTGTTTGCAGTAATATCAGCAATTGCCATTGTCAGTATAAAAAGAAGGACTAATACTACTTCGGATACAATCATAGGTATGCTATGGTCATTAGGTATGGCACTTGGGATACTATTCATATCTCTTACACCTGGTTACCCACCAGATATGACTACTTATTTATTTGGAGATATATTAACCGTTTCAGTAAAAGATATTTATCTTATGGTTATTTTGACTCTTTTTATTCTTATAAGTTCATTTGCATTATTCAACTATATAAAAAGTTATTTGTTTGATGAAATCTTTTTAAGCAGCAAAGGGGTTAATACTACGTTTTTAGAATACTTTCTATTTATTCTTATAGCCTTGAGCATAGTTATTTTAATAAAAGTAGTTGGTATCATATTAGTAATAACATTATTAACAGTTCCACCAGCAATATCTAAATTGATTACATATAATTTTAACATTATAATATTATTATCTTCAATAGTGGGTATTATTTTATGCTTCTTGGGTCTGGTCTTCTCTTATTATTTCAACATACCTTCTGGTGCAACTATTATAATATTATCAAGTGTAGCTTATTTTATTACTGCACTAATCAAATCAAAGAAATAA
- a CDS encoding metal ABC transporter ATP-binding protein: MALLEIKNLSVHYNNYLALDNINLEVNKNDYIGIIGPNGSGKTTLLKSIIGDITPDKGKIMIDPNVIIGYVPQFSTFNRDFPITVFDVILSGTLPSDYKLFYRYKQNDRNKVIFAIDKLKINYLANKRINQLSGGQLQKVLLARALVTNPDILLLDEPTASLDTDAKEEIYNILTTLNKEMTIIMVSHDIGMIKHNVKKFACLNKTMHVHDNDETIDPWHFQNLFYTKGK, translated from the coding sequence ATGGCATTATTAGAAATAAAAAATTTATCCGTTCACTATAATAATTATCTAGCACTGGATAATATCAATTTAGAAGTTAATAAAAATGATTATATTGGAATAATTGGACCTAATGGAAGTGGCAAAACAACTCTTTTGAAATCCATAATAGGTGATATTACTCCTGATAAAGGTAAAATAATGATAGATCCAAATGTAATTATAGGTTACGTTCCTCAATTCTCAACATTCAACAGGGATTTTCCTATAACAGTATTTGATGTGATATTAAGTGGTACTCTTCCATCAGATTATAAGCTGTTCTACCGTTATAAACAAAATGATAGAAATAAAGTTATATTTGCAATAGATAAGTTAAAAATCAATTATCTAGCGAATAAAAGAATCAATCAACTATCTGGTGGTCAATTACAAAAAGTATTACTTGCAAGAGCATTAGTAACTAATCCAGATATTTTATTACTTGATGAACCAACAGCTAGTCTAGATACAGATGCAAAAGAGGAAATTTACAATATCTTGACTACATTGAATAAAGAAATGACAATAATTATGGTTAGTCATGATATTGGTATGATAAAACATAATGTAAAAAAATTTGCATGTCTTAATAAGACTATGCATGTTCATGACAACGACGAAACAATAGATCCTTGGCATTTTCAAAATTTATTTTATACGAAAGGAAAGTAG
- a CDS encoding metal ABC transporter solute-binding protein, Zn/Mn family, producing the protein MKRRLLLLASIVLILSGCSGKSVDNNKINIGVSIGPEEAFVNAVLGDKGTVTTVIPSGFSPANYQPSPKELEHISDADLYFTIGVAAENNILPKVVSNKTEVISLKDASEKQYPILYLDNHSHEHEHEETTEHEEEETSKVIDPHIWMSPKRVIVMINTIRDSLSDIDPENKDYYDDNAAKYIAELEELDIYIEETLKNSNIDNFIIYHPSLGYFANDYGLNMMVIEEDGKTATIETMTNVINFAKEHDIKVVFYQQEFDSKQATVIADEINGKVISLDILSKEYIDNYKKIVDTFVSSY; encoded by the coding sequence ATGAAAAGAAGATTATTATTACTAGCATCCATCGTATTAATACTATCTGGGTGTTCTGGTAAATCTGTAGATAACAACAAAATTAATATAGGAGTATCCATTGGACCAGAAGAAGCATTTGTCAATGCTGTGCTTGGTGATAAAGGCACTGTTACAACTGTTATACCCTCAGGCTTTAGTCCTGCAAACTATCAGCCTTCGCCAAAAGAATTAGAACATATCAGTGATGCTGACTTGTATTTTACCATTGGAGTAGCCGCTGAAAATAATATATTACCTAAGGTAGTAAGTAATAAAACAGAAGTTATCTCACTAAAGGATGCTTCTGAAAAACAATACCCTATTCTTTATTTAGATAATCATTCACATGAGCATGAACATGAAGAAACTACCGAACATGAGGAAGAAGAAACTAGCAAAGTAATTGACCCTCATATATGGATGTCACCAAAAAGAGTAATAGTCATGATTAATACAATAAGGGATTCTCTTTCTGATATTGACCCTGAAAATAAAGATTACTATGATGACAATGCAGCAAAATATATCGCCGAACTAGAAGAATTGGATATTTATATAGAAGAGACTCTGAAAAACTCTAATATAGATAATTTCATCATATATCATCCTTCACTTGGCTATTTCGCTAACGATTATGGTTTAAATATGATGGTTATTGAAGAAGATGGTAAAACTGCAACTATTGAAACTATGACTAATGTGATTAATTTTGCAAAAGAACATGATATAAAAGTTGTGTTCTACCAACAAGAATTTGATAGCAAACAAGCAACAGTCATTGCAGATGAAATCAATGGGAAAGTAATTTCTCTGGATATTTTATCAAAAGAATATATTGATAACTACAAAAAAATCGTTGATACTTTTGTATCTTCATATTAA
- a CDS encoding Fur family transcriptional regulator, translating to MDFNKVIDLLKNSGYKLTNQRKIIIEALYHSDKPISMEEWLLLTKDKNPGINLSTIYRNIDVLEDLGLLEKIRPKDDSIKYTLNLMENHSHFLICKRCGKAEAIECCLSKEFKKVIEDKEFDLIEHNLELYGYCKECHNELDKK from the coding sequence ATGGATTTTAATAAAGTTATTGATCTATTAAAAAATAGTGGTTATAAATTGACCAATCAGAGAAAGATTATCATAGAAGCTCTTTATCATAGTGACAAACCAATATCTATGGAGGAATGGTTATTGTTGACTAAAGATAAGAATCCAGGTATTAATCTATCAACTATCTATAGAAATATTGATGTATTAGAGGATTTGGGGCTACTAGAAAAAATCAGACCAAAAGATGACAGCATTAAGTATACCCTTAATCTAATGGAAAATCATTCGCATTTTCTGATTTGTAAAAGATGTGGTAAAGCAGAAGCAATAGAATGTTGTCTTAGTAAAGAATTCAAAAAGGTTATTGAGGACAAAGAATTTGATTTGATTGAACATAATCTAGAATTATATGGATATTGTAAAGAATGTCATAATGAATTGGATAAAAAATAA
- the aroC gene encoding chorismate synthase, with product MSTGSNFGKLFTISTWGESHGEAVGVVIDGCPAGVELTEEDIQIELNKRKPGKSIFSTPRKESDKANILSGVFEGKTTGTPISIVVYNNNQKSKDYSEISRFYRPGHADMTYDMKYGFRDYRGGGRSSGRETIGRVAGGAIAKKILSTLNIKVTTYTKSIGNISTSIDFDENEIWKNDLCIPNKSCVEKTENYLLDLIKDGNSCGGIIECRVDNLPSGLGEPVFDRLDAELSKAVMSIGSIKGFEIGNGFSASKLTGIENNDFYRYENDVIKKESNNAGGILGGISDGSRIVLRAAVKPTPSIKTTQRTVNKSGENIDINIKGRHDPIIVPRAVIVVESMVAITLVDMLFRNVNSRIDNIKKIYSKPQ from the coding sequence ATGTCAACAGGTTCCAACTTTGGAAAACTATTTACAATATCTACATGGGGCGAATCCCATGGTGAAGCAGTTGGAGTAGTTATCGACGGATGTCCAGCTGGTGTTGAATTAACAGAAGAAGATATTCAAATTGAATTAAATAAACGAAAACCAGGTAAATCTATTTTTTCTACACCTAGAAAAGAGTCTGACAAGGCTAATATATTATCTGGTGTGTTTGAAGGAAAAACCACAGGTACTCCTATATCTATAGTTGTTTATAATAACAATCAAAAGTCAAAGGATTATTCAGAAATATCCAGATTTTATCGTCCTGGACATGCTGATATGACTTATGATATGAAATACGGATTTAGAGACTATAGAGGCGGAGGTCGTTCTTCAGGTAGAGAAACCATAGGACGTGTGGCTGGTGGTGCAATTGCAAAAAAAATATTATCTACTCTTAATATTAAGGTAACAACATATACAAAATCCATTGGGAATATATCCACAAGTATAGATTTCGATGAAAATGAAATCTGGAAAAATGACCTATGTATACCCAATAAATCTTGTGTAGAGAAAACTGAAAACTATCTACTCGATTTAATTAAAGATGGTAATTCTTGTGGAGGAATTATTGAATGTAGAGTGGATAACCTTCCATCTGGGCTTGGCGAACCTGTTTTTGATAGACTAGATGCTGAACTGTCAAAAGCTGTCATGTCAATAGGAAGTATCAAAGGTTTTGAAATAGGTAATGGATTCTCAGCTTCCAAGTTAACAGGTATTGAGAATAACGATTTCTATAGATATGAAAATGATGTAATCAAAAAAGAGTCCAACAATGCTGGGGGTATATTAGGAGGCATAAGCGATGGTTCTCGTATCGTATTAAGAGCAGCAGTAAAACCTACTCCTTCTATTAAAACCACCCAGAGAACCGTTAACAAATCTGGTGAAAACATTGATATCAATATAAAAGGCAGACATGACCCTATTATAGTTCCAAGAGCTGTAATTGTTGTAGAATCAATGGTAGCTATTACTTTGGTTGACATGTTATTCAGAAACGTAAACAGCAGAATTGATAACATCAAGAAAATATATTCTAAGCCACAATAA
- a CDS encoding EAL domain-containing protein — MEISENFYYALINNIFSGYAYHKVITDSDGNPVDYEFIDINDDYCNLVGFKREDIIGKRITEIIPSMVDESFDWINFFGKIAIEGSHGSTIQYFKPFDKWYQVNVFSDKKGYFAEIFTDITEMKKKELLLKKKNEQLVKLFEEITASEEELRQQNEKLTQVYEEIAASEEELRQQNEHISGLYEELVASEENLSEQNSLLQESNSIIKEKEQIYRLITQASNDGIWYWNMRDGKRSISYDWYNDLGINLDLFSDIQSWHNILHPDDVEKARKSLKDCIAGITSSYESTYRVRTIRGEYKWIVSRGKTLRDADGKPYLMAGAHIDITNKKIKDDKIKYLAYYDTLTGLPNRAYLLEQVSKYLEKNNKIALIVMDVDNFKSVNDSVGFSIGDIILKQVGLRLSSSIAENDFIARLGGDEFAVILNDVDDNEDIIERANLVKDCFNEPFTAENNIHQLSISLGIAVSPYDGVDSKDLIKNADTAMYKVKNMCKNSISFFTQDMKEEFLKRINIEKQLKKALENNEFKLFYQPQFDMKTGGIRGFEALLRWINPKLGLVSPMTFIPIAEEIGIINEIGEWVLKEACNQYKQWTYDFSFNGIISVNISPIQLKTHNFYNIVSDILKETGIKSGCLELEITENLFIDALDSAKMLLNKLIELGVRISLDDFGTGYSSLSYLKSLPIDTLKIDKSFIKNTTYTGVEREITRSVIDLVRKIGLETIAEGVENDKQLNFLYQSLCDNIQGFLTGKPMPADQVVDIIKAGKVDLSQYIDK, encoded by the coding sequence ATGGAGATATCTGAAAATTTTTATTACGCCTTAATTAACAATATATTTAGTGGATATGCATATCATAAAGTAATTACAGATTCTGATGGGAATCCTGTAGATTATGAGTTTATAGATATTAATGATGATTATTGTAATTTAGTGGGTTTTAAAAGAGAAGATATTATTGGAAAAAGAATAACTGAAATTATTCCAAGCATGGTGGATGAATCATTTGATTGGATTAATTTTTTTGGTAAGATAGCAATTGAGGGTAGCCATGGTTCTACTATACAATATTTTAAACCATTTGATAAATGGTATCAGGTAAATGTGTTTAGTGATAAAAAAGGGTATTTTGCAGAAATATTTACTGATATTACTGAGATGAAGAAAAAAGAGCTATTACTGAAGAAAAAGAATGAGCAGTTGGTCAAATTATTCGAGGAGATAACTGCATCAGAAGAGGAACTGAGACAACAAAATGAAAAATTAACTCAAGTATATGAAGAGATTGCTGCATCAGAAGAAGAATTAAGACAGCAAAATGAGCATATCAGTGGATTATATGAAGAGTTAGTGGCGTCAGAAGAAAACTTGAGTGAGCAAAATAGTTTATTGCAAGAGAGTAATAGCATAATAAAAGAGAAAGAACAAATATATAGATTAATCACACAGGCATCTAATGATGGTATTTGGTACTGGAATATGAGAGATGGGAAAAGAAGTATATCATACGACTGGTATAATGACTTAGGTATCAATCTAGATTTGTTTTCTGACATTCAAAGTTGGCATAATATTCTTCATCCAGATGATGTTGAAAAAGCTAGAAAAAGTTTGAAGGATTGTATTGCAGGAATAACTTCAAGTTATGAAAGTACTTATAGGGTACGTACTATACGTGGTGAATACAAATGGATAGTTTCTAGAGGAAAGACTTTGCGTGATGCTGATGGGAAACCTTATTTGATGGCTGGTGCACATATAGATATAACCAATAAGAAGATTAAAGATGATAAAATAAAGTATTTAGCATACTATGATACTCTTACAGGTCTGCCGAATAGAGCATATCTATTAGAACAAGTTAGCAAATATTTAGAGAAAAATAACAAAATAGCATTAATAGTAATGGATGTTGATAACTTCAAGAGTGTTAATGATAGTGTTGGTTTCTCAATAGGTGATATTATCCTAAAACAAGTAGGATTAAGATTGTCAAGCTCCATTGCTGAAAATGATTTTATTGCCCGCCTTGGAGGTGACGAATTTGCTGTAATACTGAATGATGTCGATGATAACGAAGATATAATAGAAAGAGCCAATCTAGTTAAAGATTGTTTTAATGAACCGTTCACTGCTGAAAATAACATACATCAATTGAGTATTAGTTTAGGAATTGCGGTTTCACCTTATGATGGAGTCGATTCAAAAGACTTGATCAAGAATGCTGATACTGCAATGTACAAAGTTAAAAACATGTGCAAAAACAGTATATCTTTTTTTACACAAGATATGAAAGAAGAATTTTTGAAGAGAATAAATATTGAAAAACAATTGAAGAAAGCATTAGAAAATAATGAATTCAAGCTTTTTTATCAGCCTCAATTTGATATGAAAACAGGTGGTATAAGAGGTTTTGAAGCATTGCTTAGATGGATTAATCCAAAACTGGGATTGGTAAGTCCTATGACATTTATTCCAATAGCAGAAGAAATAGGAATAATCAATGAAATAGGAGAATGGGTTTTGAAGGAAGCGTGTAATCAATATAAGCAATGGACTTATGATTTTTCATTTAATGGTATTATATCTGTAAATATTTCTCCTATTCAGTTGAAAACACATAACTTTTATAATATCGTTTCTGATATCTTAAAAGAGACAGGTATCAAATCAGGTTGTTTGGAATTAGAGATAACGGAGAACTTATTTATTGATGCTCTAGACTCAGCAAAAATGCTATTGAACAAATTGATTGAGTTGGGAGTCAGAATATCATTGGATGATTTTGGAACAGGATATTCTTCATTGAGTTATCTGAAATCATTACCTATTGATACTCTTAAAATTGATAAATCCTTCATTAAGAATACTACATATACAGGAGTGGAAAGAGAAATTACTAGATCGGTTATAGACCTAGTAAGGAAAATCGGTCTTGAAACTATAGCTGAAGGTGTGGAAAATGATAAGCAGCTTAACTTCCTATATCAATCATTATGTGATAACATACAAGGTTTCTTAACAGGTAAACCAATGCCTGCAGACCAAGTAGTTGATATAATCAAAGCGGGAAAAGTAGACTTGTCACAATATATAGATAAGTAA